From the genome of Ziziphus jujuba cultivar Dongzao chromosome 6, ASM3175591v1, one region includes:
- the LOC107430150 gene encoding agamous-like MADS-box protein AGL14 isoform X2, translating into MKRIENAASRQVTFSKRRNGLLKKAFELSVLCDAEVALIIFSPRGKLYEFSSSSMNKIIERYQRRGKDLGLSNKSGPEDKQVAKEDTFSMAKRIEFLEASKRKLMGDGLDSCPIDELQQIENQLERSLGKIRARKNQLLREQIEQLKEKERRLLELNTELREKCGMQQLLPSTKNRKEAAGNREIEEVETDLFIGPPETRIAQNP; encoded by the exons ATGAAGCGTATAGAAAATGCCGCGAGCAGGCAAGTAACTTTCTCAAAGAGAAGAAACGGACTGCTGAAGAAAGCTTTTGAGTTATCGGTTCTTTGTGATGCTGAAGTTGCACTTATAATTTTCTCTCCAAGAGGAAAGCTCTATGAGTTTTCAAGCTCTAG TATGAACAAGATAATTGAGCGCTATCAAAGAAGAGGAAAGGATTTAGGACTTAGCAACAAATCAGGTCCAGAAGATAAGCAG GTTGCGAAGGAAGACACCTTTAGCATGGCAAAGAGAATTGAGTTTCTTGAAGCCTCTAAACG GAAGCTAATGGGGGATGGTTTGGATTCATGTCCTATTGACGAGCTTCAACAAATAGAAAACCAATTGGAGCGAAGCTTAGGCAAAATCAGGGCAAGGAAG AATCAATTGTTACGCGAGCAGATTGAGCAGCTGAAAGAAAAG GAGAGACGCCTTCTTGAGCTCAATACCGAGCTTCGAGAGAAG TGTGGCATGCAACAACTTCTCCCATCGACTAAGAACAGAAAGGAAGCTGCAGGCAACAGAGAAATTGAGGAAGTGGAGACAGATTTGTTCATAGGGCCCCCCGAAACGAGAATTGCCCAAAATCCATAG
- the LOC107430150 gene encoding agamous-like MADS-box protein AGL14 isoform X1, whose amino-acid sequence MVRGKTQMKRIENAASRQVTFSKRRNGLLKKAFELSVLCDAEVALIIFSPRGKLYEFSSSSMNKIIERYQRRGKDLGLSNKSGPEDKQVAKEDTFSMAKRIEFLEASKRKLMGDGLDSCPIDELQQIENQLERSLGKIRARKNQLLREQIEQLKEKERRLLELNTELREKCGMQQLLPSTKNRKEAAGNREIEEVETDLFIGPPETRIAQNP is encoded by the exons atggttagggGAAAAACTCAGATGAAGCGTATAGAAAATGCCGCGAGCAGGCAAGTAACTTTCTCAAAGAGAAGAAACGGACTGCTGAAGAAAGCTTTTGAGTTATCGGTTCTTTGTGATGCTGAAGTTGCACTTATAATTTTCTCTCCAAGAGGAAAGCTCTATGAGTTTTCAAGCTCTAG TATGAACAAGATAATTGAGCGCTATCAAAGAAGAGGAAAGGATTTAGGACTTAGCAACAAATCAGGTCCAGAAGATAAGCAG GTTGCGAAGGAAGACACCTTTAGCATGGCAAAGAGAATTGAGTTTCTTGAAGCCTCTAAACG GAAGCTAATGGGGGATGGTTTGGATTCATGTCCTATTGACGAGCTTCAACAAATAGAAAACCAATTGGAGCGAAGCTTAGGCAAAATCAGGGCAAGGAAG AATCAATTGTTACGCGAGCAGATTGAGCAGCTGAAAGAAAAG GAGAGACGCCTTCTTGAGCTCAATACCGAGCTTCGAGAGAAG TGTGGCATGCAACAACTTCTCCCATCGACTAAGAACAGAAAGGAAGCTGCAGGCAACAGAGAAATTGAGGAAGTGGAGACAGATTTGTTCATAGGGCCCCCCGAAACGAGAATTGCCCAAAATCCATAG